In the genome of Calditrichota bacterium, the window GAGTTAAGCGCAGCGAACTTATTGTCGCCCGACGGCACCACCCGACCGAAGTATCTCTCGAAGATCTCCGGATGCTGCCTTAGTCCGTCGTCGGTGCCGAGGAAGATCACGCCCTGCTTTTCCCACTCGCTCTTCAGGCTGTGATAGATCATCTCCGACTCAAACTGCGCGCCGACGCCGGCAAGGTATTTCTTCTCCGCTTCGGGAATGCCGAGCCGTTCGAAGGTGTCGCGAATCTCGTCGGGAACGTCGTCCCACGACCGTTCTCCGCGCTCCTGAGGCTTGATGTAGTAGGTCAGGTCGTCGAAATTGATACCGGTCAGGTCCGGACCCCACTTCGGCATCGGCTTCTTCAGGAACCAGTCGAGCGCCTTCAAGCGGAAGTCGCGCATCCAGGCCGGTTCGCCTTTCTGCTCCGAAATATCTGCCACGATCTTGCGCGTCAGGCCGCGCTGAGTCCGATAGACGGAGCGCTCCGGAACGTGAAAACCATAGCGATAGTTGGAGAGGTCTATGTCGAGAGCCTTATCAGGCATGGTCTATCCTTGTGATCCCCCCATCCTCTAATCCGTATATCATTCCTTAATCGAATCACCCTGCCAGCGCGGTCTCTTCGCGCAAGAGTTCGTAGCCGCTCCGTTCCAATTCGAGCGCCAGTTCCCGACCGCCCGAGAGGGCAATCCGACCGCGGTGCATCACATGCACCCTATCCGGCTCAATATAGTTGAGGAGCCTCTGATAGTGGGTGATCACCAACGCGCTGAAGCCGTCACCGCGCAGACTGTTGACCCCGTCCGAGACGATGCGCAGGGCGTCGATGTCGAGCCCCGAGTCGGTCTCGTCGAGTATTGCCACTTTCGGTTTGAGAAGCATCATCTGCAACACCTCAGCCCGCTTCTTTTCGCCACCTGAGAAGCCTTCGTTGACCGACCGGGCAAGATGGTTGCGGTCGATCTTCAAAAGCGCAAGGGCCTCGTTCATCCGGTCCATGAACTGGGCCAGTGAAACGCTCTCCCGGTGAACCGTCAGGGTTGCAGTGCGCAGGAAATCCTGCAGGCGAACGCCGGTTATCTCATAAGGATACTGAAATGCAAGAAACAACCCCCGCTTGGCACGCTCGTCGGGCGCAAGGTCGAGCAGACTCTCGCCATCCAGCAATATGTCGCCGCCGGTGATCAAGTACTTCGGATGCCCCATCAGCGCAAAGGCAAGGGTCGATTTGCCCGAGCCGTTTGGTCCCATCAAGGCATGGATTTCACCGGGCGGAACCGTGAGATCGACGCCGCGCAATATCTCATTGCCTTCGACGGCGACGCGCAGTCCGCGAATCTCAAGTGTTTGATTAATCAATGATTCACATCAGTTAAGGGAAACGCCGTAGAGCGCTTCCGGCATTCTATCGGGAGTTGTCAATTCGAACATCCGCCGAAGCGATCGGCCGGCGCCTTCCCGAACATAAGCCGGCAGAGCAATCTCCGGCTGCAGGCATTCAAGCGACCGGATGATATCGTCGAGGGTTATCATTTTCATAAACCGGCAGATCCGGCAGGCGCGCAGGAACTGCTTGTCAGGCACTTCGATTGCCAGAAGGTCCGAGAGGCCGCACTCGGTTACCGCGAGGAACTGCCGGTCGGGGCTCTTGCGGGCATACTCTACCATTCCCGAGGTCGAAAGCGCGGCATCTGCAAGTCGAACGACGTCGTCCCGGCATTCAGGATGCGCGAGCACTTTCAAATCGGGGTAGGTCTGCCGGATGCCTGCAATCGTCTCAGGATCGATCTCTTGATGGA includes:
- the sufB gene encoding Fe-S cluster assembly protein SufB → MPDKALDIDLSNYRYGFHVPERSVYRTQRGLTRKIVADISEQKGEPAWMRDFRLKALDWFLKKPMPKWGPDLTGINFDDLTYYIKPQERGERSWDDVPDEIRDTFERLGIPEAEKKYLAGVGAQFESEMIYHSLKSEWEKQGVIFLGTDDGLRQHPEIFERYFGRVVPSGDNKFAALNSAVWSGGSFVYVPPGVKVDIPLQAYFRINAERMGQFERTLIIAGEGSFVHYVEGCTAPVYSAASLHSAVVEIIAMPRARVRYTTIQNWSSNVYNL
- the sufC gene encoding Fe-S cluster assembly ATPase SufC, translating into MNQTLEIRGLRVAVEGNEILRGVDLTVPPGEIHALMGPNGSGKSTLAFALMGHPKYLITGGDILLDGESLLDLAPDERAKRGLFLAFQYPYEITGVRLQDFLRTATLTVHRESVSLAQFMDRMNEALALLKIDRNHLARSVNEGFSGGEKKRAEVLQMMLLKPKVAILDETDSGLDIDALRIVSDGVNSLRGDGFSALVITHYQRLLNYIEPDRVHVMHRGRIALSGGRELALELERSGYELLREETALAG
- the nadA gene encoding quinolinate synthase NadA encodes the protein AMVREAETIVFCGVHFMAETAKVVNPQRRVLLPNLRAGCSLADTAEETRLYERIEELRRDLGDLAVVCYINTTAAVKALCDACCTSANAVAVVRALPQQNVLFLPDRNLARHVANQLPEKNVIAWEGYCYVHQEIDPETIAGIRQTYPDLKVLAHPECRDDVVRLADAALSTSGMVEYARKSPDRQFLAVTECGLSDLLAIEVPDKQFLRACRICRFMKMITLDDIIRSLECLQPEIALPAYVREGAGRSLRRMFELTTPDRMPEALYGVSLN